The Cyanobacteria bacterium GSL.Bin1 DNA segment CAACAACGCCAAGCTGAACAAGAAGCTCAAGAGCAAGCTGAACAAGCGCGTCAGCGCCAGTTGGAACAAGAGCGTCAAGCTGAACAGGAACGTCAGCGCCAGTTGGAACAAGAGCGCAAAGCTGAACGAGAAGCTCAACAACAAGCTGAACCGAACAATAATCCACCCGAATTATTACAACCCAAAGAAGGAGAAGAAATGCCAGAATTATTGGCACCCGAATCGTAGCTTCCCCTCTATCTCATTGACTGACAAAAGTTGAAAGCAAAGAAGCAAAACGCTAATTAGGAAAAAGGGTGCCAGGATTTGATCAATTTCACTTTTCTTGGACGGATATCGAATCGCCAATTTCTAAGCCCAGTTCTTTTGCTCGTCCGCCTTGGAGTTCAATGACTTGATCAATCAAAACATTAGGGCTGTAAGTGGTGCAAGGATCGTCTTCACAAGGAGGAACTTGGTGCGCGATCGCGGCAACTTTTCCCTCACTTACGAAAATCATATCGAGTGGAACCTCAACATTTTTCATCCAAAATCGAGGCACACGCGGCGGATTCATTGGAAATAGCATTCCCCGATTGGGAGGAATCGCTTCACGATACATTAATCCAATGGCTTGTTGTTGGGGAGTCTTTGCCACTTCTAACTCAATGGTTTCCCCCCCAATTTCGACTTGGGCTGTAATGGGAAGTTTTTGCGCTAGTGATTCAGTGGCGGCGGGTTGAGAATCGGCAACAGAAGTATTAGTAGAAGCACAACCGATTAATAAGAGACAAAATAAAGGAATCCAACTCAAACGCAGCATAAGTTTCTGATAAGATGAGGATCTGTTTTTCTATCTTCCCTACTATTTTTCTTAATTGTCCATCACCGGATTAATAATCTCATTAATGGAAAACTGGCGTTGCTGTTTTAGCAATTCTAACTGGCGTTGTGCTTCATAGAATTGTTCCATATAGTAGCGAATGGTCGGTTCATCACTCTTGGGATCGAGTTGCTGCCATTGTTGCAGACAGTAACGTTTTTGTTTCTCACAAGCGGTTTGTTCTAACGTCGCGATCGCGGCTCGCAAAACCAATCCCGGACGTTGGAGATCGGTGCTGGTGGTTTCTTGTAACTGAATAATACTCCTCAACTGGCTCTCATACTCGGGCAATTGACTGACTTCATTTTCTAACTGCAGCAACAAGAGATTTTTTCCTTGATGATCCCCACTAAAATCATAGGTTTCTTCTAAACTTAAAATTTGCTGCCATAACCAGCGATGAGGCGATAGACTCAATAACAACTCCTTCTCTTCGAGGGTAACCGCAATTCTTTCCCGATACCCTGGGCAATGGAGATACACGCGTAACAGTAAGGCTTCGGCTTGGGCAAGGAGTTGACTCTCGCTCGGAAAGGACGGGACTTTTTTGGGGACTGTTGAAGACTTTTTCGCTTGTTTTTTCCGACCTTGGGGCTTTTTCAGCGCATTTCGCAGCGTTTCTGTATAAAGTGGGGTCAGTTGCGAATCGCCTTGACTTAAGCGTTCGGCACAATGGCGAAGATAATGGGTGCGCAGGGTGACATCTTGGAGACGGTTCAACAGTTTTACCATTCCCTGTGTAACCTGTTGAATTTGATCGGGTTGGTTGAGATCTTGATCTTGTAGTAGGAGCTGAATTTGCCAATCTAACCAAAAGGGTGCCGTTTCTAATTGTTGACGGTACTGTTGGGCAGCATCATCACTACTTTTGAGAAACTCATCGGCATCTTTGCCACCAGGAAGGTTCAAGATCCGCAGTTGGACTTGTCCCGAATAAACTAAGGGTTCAATTTCCTGAATAGCTCGTTCTGTCGCCGTTGTTCCTGCTTTGTCGGCATCGAAATTAAAGATAATCCGTTTGGAGTCGGTGTAGCGTAACAACTGACGAATCTGGTCATTACTGAGTGCGGTTCCTAAAGAGGCAACCACCGGCTTAATCCCTGCGTCATGCAGCGCGATCGCGTCAAAATAGCCCTCCACAATAATCGCTTGGTCTTCTTTGCGGATGGCATCTCGGGCTTGATCCAGGGCAAACAGAGTCTGACTTTTATCAAATAAGGGCGTTTCTGGAGAATTGAGATATTTCGGTTCATCATCGCTCAGGGTGCGACTGCCAAAGCCAATGGTGCGTCCTTGGGCATCTCGAATGGGAATCATTGCGCGATCGCGAAACCGATCATAATAGCCTTTTCCTGACTTGCGCTGTTGGATTAACCCCGCTTGTTCCACTAATCCCACCGGGTAGCGTTTTTGTTCCACTAAGTACCGATAGAGCGTTTCCCAACCGGAAGGAGCATATCCTAAGCCCCAACTTTGCAAAGTTTCCCCTTGCAATTGGCGTTCTGATTTTAAATACGCAAGGGCAACTTCTCCCTCCGGTTGATACAAAACGTGCTGATAGAAGTTCCCCGCAACGGCTAAGATTTCATACAGTTGTTCCCGAACCGATAGTTCTCGCTGCAGTTCTTCTTGCTGTTCCGGTTCAAGGGTTTTTACACTCACTTGATAGCGTTGGGCTAACTCTAGCACCACTTCAGTGAAAGACTGCTGTCCCAACTCCATCAAGAACTTAAAGACATTCCCCCCAGCGCCGCAGCCAAAGCAGTAATAAAGTTGTTTACTGGGGCTAACGGTAAAACTGGGGGTTTTTTCCTCGTGGAAAGGGCATAACCCTTGATAGTCTTTGCCTCGCTTTCGTAACACGACGTAGTCCGAGATGACATCAACAATGTCAGCTTGTTCACGAATACTCTCAATCGTGTCAGGATGAAAACGAGAAGAACTCA contains these protein-coding regions:
- a CDS encoding DUF192 domain-containing protein, which encodes MLRLSWIPLFCLLLIGCASTNTSVADSQPAATESLAQKLPITAQVEIGGETIELEVAKTPQQQAIGLMYREAIPPNRGMLFPMNPPRVPRFWMKNVEVPLDMIFVSEGKVAAIAHQVPPCEDDPCTTYSPNVLIDQVIELQGGRAKELGLEIGDSISVQEK
- a CDS encoding DNA primase, producing MSSSRFHPDTIESIREQADIVDVISDYVVLRKRGKDYQGLCPFHEEKTPSFTVSPSKQLYYCFGCGAGGNVFKFLMELGQQSFTEVVLELAQRYQVSVKTLEPEQQEELQRELSVREQLYEILAVAGNFYQHVLYQPEGEVALAYLKSERQLQGETLQSWGLGYAPSGWETLYRYLVEQKRYPVGLVEQAGLIQQRKSGKGYYDRFRDRAMIPIRDAQGRTIGFGSRTLSDDEPKYLNSPETPLFDKSQTLFALDQARDAIRKEDQAIIVEGYFDAIALHDAGIKPVVASLGTALSNDQIRQLLRYTDSKRIIFNFDADKAGTTATERAIQEIEPLVYSGQVQLRILNLPGGKDADEFLKSSDDAAQQYRQQLETAPFWLDWQIQLLLQDQDLNQPDQIQQVTQGMVKLLNRLQDVTLRTHYLRHCAERLSQGDSQLTPLYTETLRNALKKPQGRKKQAKKSSTVPKKVPSFPSESQLLAQAEALLLRVYLHCPGYRERIAVTLEEKELLLSLSPHRWLWQQILSLEETYDFSGDHQGKNLLLLQLENEVSQLPEYESQLRSIIQLQETTSTDLQRPGLVLRAAIATLEQTACEKQKRYCLQQWQQLDPKSDEPTIRYYMEQFYEAQRQLELLKQQRQFSINEIINPVMDN